In Setaria italica strain Yugu1 chromosome IX, Setaria_italica_v2.0, whole genome shotgun sequence, the genomic stretch TCCTCCAAAGCTCTGTAGGTTAACAAAGTTCATCAGCTTTTCTTCCTGAGCTGCAGATAAACAGCGTGTTCGGCTTTCGGGCAAACGAAGATTTCCTCCAGAATGACATCAGGGTAAAGCCAGACCTCGATGCCCTGGGCGCGCTCGGTGACGTTGGGTGGTACTGCATCCGTGCAATCTTGTGGGCTGTCGACTATGAGCTGCCCAGGACAGTGATTGCACTGCGTGATCCTGTCAAGAACCGAGCTGGCGTGCTTCTTGCCTGTGGTGCGACGTTGTACTGGGCGGATGGCAAGACCGCCACATTCAACTGCTCCTTCCTCACCAATCTCACCATGGACATCACCTTGGTTGGCACGAATGGCACTCTCCATGTCACTGACTTTGTCATCCCATATGAAGAGAAATCTGCAGAGTTCTCTGTGGCTTCGAAGTCAAGCTTTGCCAATCTCCACATTGGATGGGATCCTCTGCCAAGCAAGCACGTCGTCGCGACGGACCTGCCGCAGGAGGCCCTCATGGTCCAGGAACTCGCGAGGCTTGTGCAGAGCATCCGGGACGCTGGTGGCAAGCCTGAGGGGAAGTGGCCGGCTATCACCAGGAAAACGCAGGTGGTGTTGGATGCAGTGAAAGCTTCCATCGACAAGGGGTCTGAGCCAGTCGAGATTGCCAGCTAAATGCCACAAACGACTGCTCGTCCGGGTGAAAACTCTGAACGCAATGGCTTTGGCTTGTACTTGATATATATTTACTCTAATTATACTTATCTATCCTACACGAAATCATTACTTGTAATAATAATCTGTCAAACTCAGGGGAAAGTTGCAACGTATCAAGTCACACGTTATTTCGGATATTTGTTGCGGTAGTGTGTGGGCAGATGGAACCTCGTAAGTAACCCACTGATAATTCGGCTGCCAAAAGTTGTGATCAGGACATTCAACCCAGACGCGTTGGTTACACCAGATGCATCGCTCATCTGGTTACGCCAAGTTCACCTCGAGTTACGCATCAAGAATCGAGTGCAAGACTAGTTACACAGAATCATGCATCGGATGCACAAGCACATGTATATGAAAGACCGACTAGCCGTGCTAAGAAACTCTAACAAGAGGTGCGTGCTTATCTCTTTGAGTTACATTGCAATATTGATGAGAATCATATACTGCCTAAGTCTTGTACTCTATTCCTACTTAGATTTACACAAGAGGTTTCGCCATTGGGTTACATGGAGGACGTAGAAGGTTACATGGAAGGCACCAAGACTGCTATCCAAACTGAGAAGGTTTATGCACACAAGACTCAAGTTTACATGGCAGAAGCGTTAACTTCACGTCCAAGTCTGTACCATCTCGAGAAGAGATGGGGGCCAAGTCATACATGGTTGGAAGCTCCTTCAAGTCTATTTTCCAATGCAACAAACGGAGCATCGTTTGAATTTCCGAG encodes the following:
- the LOC101757187 gene encoding uncharacterized oxidoreductase At4g09670 (The sequence of the model RefSeq protein was modified relative to this genomic sequence to represent the inferred CDS: added 110 bases not found in genome assembly); translation: NGLDAATTRLHGTYEALLDDPDVDVVYLPLPTSLHVRWATAAAARGKHVLLEKPTALCAADLDAILAACDAAGVQFMDSTMWMHHPRTAKMRELVGDKDAIGDIKVINSVFGFRANEDFLQNDIRVKPDLDALGALGDVGWYCIRAILWAVDYELPRTVIALRDPVKNRAGVLLACGATLYWADGKTATFNCSFLTNLTMDITLVGTNGTLHVTDFVIPYEEKSAEFSVASKSSFANLHIGWDPLPSKHVVATDLPQEALMVQELARLVQSIRDAGGKPEGKWPAITRKTQVVLDAVKASIDKGSEPVEIAS